One Centroberyx gerrardi isolate f3 chromosome 2, fCenGer3.hap1.cur.20231027, whole genome shotgun sequence DNA window includes the following coding sequences:
- the lrrtm4l1 gene encoding leucine rich repeat transmembrane neuronal 4 like 1: MESGVREGLNCSGNLVEDSENSGYSSGEGPGISGTRVKEVPDIFGNWLEEYGNSERGENGDLPSLRKRRRGALTSLQEGNWSNSHLWKRAFLTFFGPLLCDGRLAHLLFPLLLLLQAPLLFSFGERTCPNSCRCEGKIVHCESAGFLDVPENISVGCQGLSMRYNDLHTLLPYQFAHLNQLLWIYLDHNQISALDSRAFQGVRRLKELILSSNKITSLHNATFHGIPNLRSLDLSYNKLEVLQPGQFHGLRKLQNLHLRSNGLTNIPIRAFLECRSLEFLDLGYNRIKALTRTTFLGLQKLMELHLEHNQFSRINFFLFPRLANLRSLYLQWNRIRVVNQGLPWTWYTLQKLDLSGNEIQTLDPAVFHCLPNLQILNLESNKLSNVSQEAVSAWISLTSISLAGNMWDCGMGICPLVAWLRNFRGSKDTTMICSSPKRLQGEKIMEATRNHGICEESDYFQTETSSPMPELISEATPDPTFAPTSGSPSLLPTTTLGPLPPSRPQPIPYPTLPGHVSKDPRDSAPRTRPTLNSLLITPPPEMEHMTLHKVVVGSVALFFTMSLILTIIYVLWRRYPDAARLLQQRSMVGRKRRKKSPEPEQNLSSQLQEYYMSYNPAATPEALEVLGNGTGSCTCTISGSRECENEYTCPRPLPGAWLGDVPTIH; encoded by the exons ATGGAATCTGGTGTGAGGGAGGGACTTAATTGTTCTGGAAATTTAGTGGAGGACTCTGAAAATTCTGGATATAGCTCAGGGGAGGGACCTGGGATCTCTGGGACTAGGGTGAAGGAGGTGCCCGACATCTTTGGAAATTGGTTGGAGGAATATGGAAACTCtgaaagaggggaaaatggGGATCTGCCTTCtctgaggaaaaggaggaggggagcccTGACATCTCTGCAAGAGGGAAATTGGAGCAATTCCCATTTGTGGAAAAGGGCATTTCTGACTTTCTTTG GTCCATTGCTGTGTGATGGACGACTGGCacacctcctcttccctctaCTCCTCCTCTTGCAGGCTCCCCTGTTGTTCAGCTTTGGTGAGCGTACCTGCCCCAATAGCTGCCGCTGTGAGGGGAAGATTGTCCATTGTGAGTCAGCTGGCTTTTTAGATGTCCCAGAAAACATCTCAGTGGGCTGCCAGGGTCTCTCAATGCGCTACAATGACCTGCACACCCTGCTCCCTTATCAATTTGCTCACCTCAACCAGCTCCTCTGGATATACCTGGACCACAATCAGATTTCTGCCCTGGACAGCCGAGCTTTCCAGGGAGTCCGCAGGCTGAAAGAGCTAATCCTGAGTTCTAACAAGATCACATCCCTGCACAACGCAACATTCCATGGGATTCCCAACCTTCGCAGTCTGGACTTGTCATACAACAAATTGGAGGTGCTGCAGCCAGGTCAGTTTCATGGCCTACGGAAGCTGCAAAACCTACACCTACGCTCGAATGGCCTCACCAACATCCCAATTCGAGCATTCCTGGAGTGTCGAAGTTTGGAGTTTCTGGATCTGGGCTACAATCGAATAAAGGCTCTAACCCGTACCACCTTCTTGGGGCTGCAGAAGCTAATGGAGCTACATCTGGAGCACAACCAGTTCTCAAGGATcaacttttttctgtttccacGCTTAGCCAACCTGAGGTCTCTCTACCTGCAGTGGAACCGCATCCGGGTTGTCAACCAGGGCCTTCCATGGACTTGGTACACATTGCAGAAATTGGATCTGTCTGGAAATGAAATCCAGACCCTGGACCCAGCTGTGTTTCACTGCCTGCCTAACCTTCAGATCCTAAACCTGGAATCCAACAAGCTGTCCAATGTGTCTCAGGAGGCTGTGTCAGCCTGGATCTCACTGACCTCCATCAGCCTGGCTGGGAACATGTGGGACTGTGGAATGGGTATATGCCCACTCGTGGCCTGGTTGAGGAATTTTCGGGGCAGTAAAGACACCACTATGATCTGCAGCAGCCCAAAGCGTCTTCAAGGAGAGAAAATCATGGAAGCCACAAGGAACCATGGTATTTGTGAGgaatctgattactttcagacTGAAACGTCCTCACCAATGCCAGAGCTCATTTCTGAAGCTACCCCTGACCCAACCTTTGCCCCTACTAGCGGCTCTCCATCCCTGTTACCAACCACCACCCTTggtcctctccctccatccagacCTCAACCCATTCCTTATCCTACCCTCCCAGGCCATGTGAGCAAGGACCCCAGAGACTCTGCTCCACGCACTCGACCCACTCTTAACAGCCTGTTGATCACGCCACCCCCAGAGATGGAGCACATGACTCTGCACAAAGTGGTGGTGGGCAGCGTGGCACTCTTCTTCACCATGTCTCTCATCCTGACCATTATCTATGTGCTGTGGCGGCGCTACCCAGATGCAGCCAGGTTGCTGCAGCAGCGATCCATGGTGGGGCGCAAACGTCGTAAAAAGAGTCCGGAGCCAGAGCAGAACCTGAGCTCTCAGCTCCAAGAGTATTACATGAGCTACAACCCTGCTGCTACCCCGGAGGCATTGGAGGTGCTAGGCAATGGCACTGGTTCCTGCACTTGCACAATCTCTGGCTCCAGGGAGTGTGAG